One stretch of Planococcus sp. PAMC 21323 DNA includes these proteins:
- the tagD gene encoding glycerol-3-phosphate cytidylyltransferase, which produces MKKVITYGTFDLIHHGHINILKRAKENGDYLIVGLSTDEFNAIKGKAAYHSYEERKLILEAIKYVDEVIPESNWGQKESDITNNKVDLFVMGSDWDGKFDELKDYCEVLYLPRTEGISTTKIKTDLLNSK; this is translated from the coding sequence ATGAAGAAAGTAATAACTTACGGAACCTTTGACTTAATCCACCATGGTCATATAAATATTTTGAAACGAGCAAAAGAAAACGGCGATTATTTAATCGTCGGCTTATCTACGGATGAATTTAATGCGATTAAAGGCAAAGCTGCCTATCACTCCTACGAAGAGCGCAAGCTCATACTCGAAGCTATTAAATACGTTGATGAAGTGATTCCTGAAAGTAATTGGGGCCAAAAAGAGTCGGACATTACTAACAACAAGGTTGACTTATTTGTGATGGGATCTGACTGGGACGGCAAATTTGACGAACTAAAGGACTATTGTGAGGTTCTTTATTTGCCACGAACAGAAGGCATTTCAACTACCAAAATCAAGACAGATCTTTTAAACAGCAAATGA